The genome window TGGACGATCAGGGAAAGGGCGTCCACCGGCTCCGCGTTGACGAGCACGTCCAGCTTGACGAGGGGCGAGGTCCAGTAACCGGTCAACTGGTAGTCGAGGGAGGCGTAGCCCCGGGAAGCGGATTTCAAGCGGTCGTAGAAGTCGAGGAGGATCTCGTTGAAGGGGAGCTCGTAAGTGATCATGACCCGGGTGGTTGTGATGTATTGGAGCCCCTTCTGCACCCCCCGTTTCTCCTCGCAGAGCTTCAGGATGGGCCCCACGAACTCGTCCCCGGTGAGGATGATGGCGGTAATGATGGGCTCCTCGATGGCCTCGATGGAGCTGGGGTTGGGCAGCTTGGCCGGGGAGTCGATCTCCAGGACCTCCCCGTTCGAGCAGAGCACGCGGTAGCGCACGGAAGGGGCCGTGACCAGGAGCTCGAGGTTGAACTCGCGCTCCAGCCTCTCCTGCACGATCTCCATGTGGAGCAAGCCCAGGAAACCGCAGCGGAAGCCGAAGCCGAGGGCGGTGGAGGTCTCGGGCTCGTAGAAAAAGGAGGAATCGTTGAGGCGCAGCTTCTCGAGGGCGTCCCTGAGCTCCGCGTACTGGTCGGCGTCCACCGGGTAGAGGCCGGCAAAGACCATCGGCTTCACCTCCGAGAAGCCCGGCAGCGGCTCCGCCGCCGGCCGCTTCTCCTCGGTTAGGGTGTCGCCGATTTTGGTGTCGGATATCTTCTTGATCCCCGCCACCACGAAGCCCACCTCGCCTGCGGCCAAGCCGTCCACCCTCAGCGGCTTGGGCGTGAACACGCCCAGCTGCTCCACGTCGTAGGTGCCGCCCGAGGCCATGAGCCGGACCTTCATTCCGGGAGCCAGGCGCCCGTCCACGACGTAGACCAGGATCACCACCCCCCGGTACTGGTCGAACCAGGAGTCGAACACAAGGGCCCGCAAGGGCTCCTCGAGCCTGCCTTTCGGGGAGGGGACCCGGCTGACGATGGCCTCCAGGATCTCGTCGATCCCGACCCCTTGCTTGGCGGAGGCCAGGATGGCGTGGGAAGCGTCGATGCCGATGATGTTCTCGATCTGCTCCCGGGCCCGCTCCGGC of Vicinamibacteria bacterium contains these proteins:
- the lepA gene encoding translation elongation factor 4 — translated: MTDLARIRNFSIIAHIDHGKTTLSDRLMERTGALTSREMTEQFLDSMDLERERGITIKQHSVRLEYKARDGNDYVLNLVDTPGHVDFSYEVSRSLAACQGALLVVDASQGVEAQTLANAHLAVDAGLEIIPVLNKIDLPGAEPERAREQIENIIGIDASHAILASAKQGVGIDEILEAIVSRVPSPKGRLEEPLRALVFDSWFDQYRGVVILVYVVDGRLAPGMKVRLMASGGTYDVEQLGVFTPKPLRVDGLAAGEVGFVVAGIKKISDTKIGDTLTEEKRPAAEPLPGFSEVKPMVFAGLYPVDADQYAELRDALEKLRLNDSSFFYEPETSTALGFGFRCGFLGLLHMEIVQERLEREFNLELLVTAPSVRYRVLCSNGEVLEIDSPAKLPNPSSIEAIEEPIITAIILTGDEFVGPILKLCEEKRGVQKGLQYITTTRVMITYELPFNEILLDFYDRLKSASRGYASLDYQLTGYWTSPLVKLDVLVNAEPVDALSLIVHKDMAYARGKSLVDKMRAMIPRQMFEVAIQAAIGSRVIARETVKALRKNVLAKCYGGDITRKRKLLEKQKEGKKRMKRVGRVDIPQEAFLAVLRVD